Proteins from a genomic interval of Geodermatophilus obscurus DSM 43160:
- a CDS encoding VOC family protein, with protein sequence MSDTASDLDLTAIEQERTRIREAHLRPAGERPSSTARGLHHTALISSDVERTVRFYQDVLGFPLTELIENRDYPGSSHFFFDIGHGNLLAFFDFPGLDVGPYAEVLGGLHHMAISVDPDRWQDLVQRLTGARVEHEVHSGVSVYFRDPDGARIELIADPLGEMYGSKVL encoded by the coding sequence GTGAGCGACACCGCCAGCGACCTCGACCTGACCGCCATCGAGCAGGAGCGCACCCGCATCCGGGAGGCGCACCTCAGGCCCGCCGGGGAGCGGCCGTCGTCGACCGCTCGCGGCCTGCACCACACCGCGCTGATCAGCAGCGACGTCGAGCGGACCGTCCGCTTCTACCAGGACGTGCTCGGCTTCCCCCTGACGGAGCTGATCGAGAACCGTGACTACCCGGGCTCCTCGCACTTCTTCTTCGACATCGGCCACGGCAACCTGCTGGCCTTCTTCGACTTCCCCGGCCTGGACGTCGGCCCGTACGCCGAGGTGCTCGGCGGGCTCCACCACATGGCCATCAGCGTCGACCCCGACCGCTGGCAGGACCTGGTGCAGCGCCTGACCGGCGCCCGGGTGGAGCACGAGGTGCACAGCGGCGTCTCGGTGTACTTCCGCGACCCCGACGGCGCCCGCATCGAGCTGATCGCCGACCCGCTCGGCGAGATGTACGGCTCCAAGGTCCTGTAG
- a CDS encoding polysaccharide pyruvyl transferase family protein, producing MRVLLAGWFSFDEVIATVGDELGADVVTGWLTDLGIDHDVAWAPYMERGLDWRDVDPADYTHLVFVSGPLADRPLLRELTETFAGAQRWAVNVSVVQESARGLFDRVWERDAAGLARPDLAVEGPDPEAPVLAVAFTPVQGEYGERSQAERVRGAIEEWLADRALRWFELDMDLFEKPHARRPAQVEALVRRADVVVSMRLHALVLGLKHGRPVVACDPISGGAKVTSQATALDWPLVVPAEELTAEALDAALQRCVSGELAEQVRAAGDRGRAGNARARVWFEEQLAG from the coding sequence ATGCGTGTCCTGCTCGCCGGGTGGTTCAGCTTCGACGAGGTGATCGCCACCGTGGGCGACGAGCTCGGCGCCGACGTGGTGACCGGCTGGCTCACCGACCTGGGCATCGACCACGACGTCGCCTGGGCGCCGTACATGGAGCGCGGCCTGGACTGGCGGGACGTCGACCCGGCCGACTACACCCACCTGGTCTTTGTCAGCGGCCCGCTGGCCGACCGGCCGCTGCTGCGCGAGCTCACCGAGACCTTCGCCGGTGCCCAGCGCTGGGCGGTCAACGTCTCGGTGGTGCAGGAGTCCGCGCGCGGGCTCTTCGACCGGGTCTGGGAGCGCGACGCCGCCGGCCTGGCCCGCCCCGACCTCGCCGTCGAGGGCCCGGATCCGGAGGCGCCGGTGCTCGCGGTGGCGTTCACGCCGGTGCAGGGCGAGTACGGCGAGCGCAGCCAGGCCGAGCGGGTCCGCGGCGCCATCGAGGAGTGGCTGGCCGACCGGGCGCTGCGCTGGTTCGAGCTGGACATGGACCTCTTCGAGAAGCCGCACGCGCGCCGTCCGGCCCAGGTGGAAGCGCTGGTCCGGCGGGCCGACGTCGTGGTCAGCATGCGGCTGCACGCGCTGGTGCTCGGTCTCAAGCACGGCCGGCCGGTCGTCGCCTGCGACCCCATCAGCGGAGGCGCCAAGGTGACCAGCCAGGCCACCGCGCTGGACTGGCCGCTCGTCGTCCCGGCCGAGGAGCTCACCGCCGAGGCCCTCGATGCCGCTCTGCAGCGCTGCGTGTCCGGTGAGCTCGCCGAGCAGGTGCGTGCGGCGGGGGACCGGGGCCGGGCGGGCAACGCCCGGGCGCGCGTCTGGTTCGAGGAGCAGCTGGCCGGCTGA